In a single window of the Flavobacterium sp. W4I14 genome:
- a CDS encoding polyphosphate glucokinase (product_source=KO:K00886; cath_funfam=3.30.420.40; cog=COG1940; ko=KO:K00886; pfam=PF00480; superfamily=53067): MDFIEYIITPKLLRSSFNVCCFDLFVELRNYKYTIMATDKKAENNNILSIDIGGTSIKTVLLDESGNMLTEYLKSKTPPEATPKDIVSGIIELIKPFPVSYNRVSIGFPGYVKNGIVKTAPNLAKNKWADVDLAQRVANELGKSVRLVNDADQQGLGVVEGKGFEIVFTVGTGFGTALLFDGELLPHLELAHFPISKEEDYDDYIGNKAFEKIGTERWNKRLKKVIEIYKTVFNYDILYIGGGNSKQIDFKLESNIKIVTNRDGIKGGAKLWKLADKYNIFTVEPKK; encoded by the coding sequence ATGGATTTTATAGAATATATTATTACACCTAAATTACTCCGATCTTCATTTAATGTTTGTTGTTTTGATTTATTTGTAGAACTTCGAAATTATAAATACACAATTATGGCTACAGATAAAAAAGCTGAAAACAACAATATATTATCTATTGATATAGGCGGTACAAGCATTAAAACAGTTCTTTTGGATGAAAGCGGAAATATGCTTACCGAATATTTAAAAAGCAAAACCCCGCCAGAAGCTACTCCAAAGGATATTGTTTCTGGAATTATAGAGTTGATTAAGCCTTTTCCTGTTAGCTACAACCGCGTATCGATTGGTTTTCCTGGTTATGTTAAAAATGGAATTGTTAAAACCGCCCCTAACCTGGCAAAAAACAAATGGGCCGATGTTGATCTCGCTCAGCGTGTAGCCAACGAGTTAGGTAAATCAGTACGTTTGGTAAATGATGCCGACCAACAAGGCTTAGGTGTGGTGGAGGGTAAAGGCTTTGAAATTGTTTTTACAGTGGGTACGGGTTTTGGAACAGCACTGTTATTTGATGGAGAATTACTGCCGCATTTAGAACTCGCACATTTCCCCATCAGCAAGGAAGAAGACTATGACGATTATATTGGAAATAAGGCTTTCGAAAAAATCGGGACTGAGCGCTGGAATAAAAGGCTCAAAAAAGTAATCGAAATCTACAAAACGGTTTTCAATTATGATATCTTATATATTGGTGGAGGCAATTCTAAACAAATAGACTTTAAACTGGAAAGCAATATTAAAATTGTAACCAACAGAGACGGGATTAAAGGCGGTGCTAAACTCTGGAAACTGGCCGATAAGTACAATATCTTTACTGTTGAGCCTAAAAAATAA
- a CDS encoding alkylglycerol monooxygenase (product_source=KO:K15537; cog=COG3000; ko=KO:K15537; pfam=PF04116; superfamily=48613; transmembrane_helix_parts=Outside_1_4,TMhelix_5_24,Inside_25_36,TMhelix_37_59,Outside_60_78,TMhelix_79_96,Inside_97_135,TMhelix_136_158,Outside_159_298,TMhelix_299_321,Inside_322_327,TMhelix_328_346,Outside_347_360,TMhelix_361_383,Inside_384_406), which translates to MTVNYLAFAIPAFFIFVFIEFRIAQHQKKAKIFKYESTVANFSVGIAERLLNLFIAASFYQVYDWVYLNYAIFDISTKWYVWILLLLSTDLVWYWYHRLGHEINFLWAAHIVHHQSEEFNLSAAARITTIQAIFRNVFWCILPLIGFHPNMIITILLAHGAYSFFTHTQLIGKLSWLERIFITPSLHGVHHASDEKYLDKNYGDVFVFWDKLFGTFQAEEEAPKYGLTHPIKSYSFLWQHFHYYLEIGEAYKRANGFKAKWNALFGSPALMDQNIRPILEERYFQNKIQHAAKPKFKTYLNIQLIAVVAMLTGTTLFYGFLTSFNKAAILIFILLTLINIGALLEQRKWIYYLECFRFILIFGYFFYAFNLLGFLIFPVMVLIALERTFSLRKLYMKHVFEYAKAG; encoded by the coding sequence ATGACGGTAAACTACCTTGCATTTGCCATTCCAGCATTTTTTATTTTTGTATTTATTGAGTTTAGGATCGCCCAGCACCAAAAAAAAGCGAAAATATTTAAATATGAAAGTACGGTTGCAAATTTTAGTGTGGGTATTGCCGAAAGGTTATTGAACTTATTTATCGCGGCGAGTTTTTATCAGGTGTACGATTGGGTATATTTAAATTATGCAATTTTTGATATTTCTACAAAATGGTATGTGTGGATCTTATTGCTTTTGTCGACAGATCTTGTTTGGTACTGGTACCATAGGCTCGGCCACGAAATTAATTTTTTATGGGCTGCACATATCGTTCATCACCAGAGCGAAGAGTTTAATTTATCGGCGGCTGCGAGGATTACGACTATTCAAGCCATTTTCCGCAATGTGTTTTGGTGTATATTACCATTAATTGGTTTTCATCCCAATATGATTATTACCATACTTTTGGCTCATGGAGCCTATTCATTTTTTACGCATACACAATTAATTGGCAAGCTGAGCTGGCTGGAGCGTATATTCATTACGCCTTCTTTACATGGTGTTCATCATGCCTCTGACGAAAAATACCTGGATAAAAACTATGGTGATGTTTTTGTATTCTGGGATAAATTATTCGGTACTTTTCAGGCCGAAGAAGAGGCACCTAAATATGGTTTAACACATCCTATTAAAAGTTATAGTTTCCTATGGCAGCATTTTCATTACTATTTGGAAATAGGAGAGGCGTATAAGCGTGCAAATGGATTTAAGGCTAAATGGAATGCCCTATTCGGGAGCCCAGCGTTGATGGATCAAAACATCAGGCCAATTTTAGAGGAGCGTTACTTTCAGAATAAAATACAACATGCTGCTAAACCTAAGTTTAAAACTTATTTAAATATACAGTTGATAGCGGTAGTTGCTATGCTTACTGGTACTACCTTATTTTACGGTTTTTTAACCTCATTCAATAAAGCTGCAATACTTATCTTTATCTTGCTTACTTTAATCAACATCGGTGCGCTTTTGGAGCAACGTAAATGGATCTATTACCTAGAATGTTTCAGGTTCATATTAATTTTTGGCTATTTTTTCTACGCTTTTAACCTGCTTGGTTTTTTAATATTTCCGGTGATGGTTTTAATTGCACTTGAACGGACATTCTCTTTACGTAAACTTTACATGAAGCATGTATTTGAGTACGCAAAGGCAGGTTAG
- a CDS encoding TonB-linked SusC/RagA family outer membrane protein (product_source=TIGR04056; cath_funfam=2.170.130.10,3.30.30.80; cog=COG1629; pfam=PF00593,PF07715,PF13715; superfamily=49464,56935; tigrfam=TIGR04056; transmembrane_helix_parts=Inside_1_40,TMhelix_41_60,Outside_61_1098) translates to MIKNFTQQISWHQCVLHVKQSSPDNHQKENRTFFKGRLKRFSFFICVMLIQLICINESFAQTPAPNIVIKGTVLDDQDGQVLIGTTITDNNKKFLGVTNEKGNYTITIAKGTTVLYNMVGYTTLRKTFNNSENNATIRLASSTSQLSEVVVTALGIKREEKALGYAVTKVDSTQLTNAVSSNWTDALSGKVAGLNLVRNSGPAGSNKIILRGENNLTGDNEALIVIDGVVASSSSKRSAATGGGVYGTSGDIMPVDFGSGINDLNPDDIESVTVLKGPAASALYGQRGANGAVMITTKSANKNKKKLGISFTSNSSWEDVNRGPARQNEFGAGTDGTTSYQFGTGNTSSTYGPAFADGYMFFQYDPAIKAKGLTKTPWVGYGDPVDGFFITGFESTNSVSLDGTLKNVGLRFSANHGNNEWIVPNTGMERTNVSLNAITNITKRLSLNLKVQYSNRNSDNLPATGYGNQSLMYWFMFAQPNINPDWYRDYWAPGKELQQFSNLTTSFPEGPYAISEQYLNGQKRNGWLGNIQATYKFTDELSLMVRASGDYNKDIRETMRPWDTSSGGMFAQGSYRVADIKSYEINADFMLRYDKKITKDFNLSASVGGSQMRNEYSKLETRADGLKIPGYYSLTNNINKLVYVPDTARYRINSLYALTSLAYKNYLFLDLTIRQDWNSTLATLTRKDNVGFSYPSASLAFVASDFWKMPKAISFAKLRASYAQVGSGSTTPYRTAYNYLIAANGVYPGNAMTNPRILPNPDLKPLMTTTIELGLDLKLFKNRLNFDVAVYSGNTKNQILSRVLDKSSGYDIGIFNVGRVNNKGLEMSVNATPLKTKKFTWTLNGTFSANRNEIKELADSSVILRTGGFGNSGQVVAAVGGSMGDLYGTGFLRSPDGQIIFDAVTGYAKPTAEVKYLGNTLPKFRFSFGTGVTYQQVSMSVLFDAQLGAVGHSFTFARMASLGKSTITLPGRYNGIIGDGVVDNGGGTFRKNDIIATDIEGYYNSLYYNQAEGSIFSTDYLKFREANITYAFNKKFLSRIGFSKLTLGAYGRNLFIWSPWPAFDPEFGTLAGSDIQQGFETGQLPSTRNYGVRLVVGL, encoded by the coding sequence ATGATCAAAAATTTTACTCAACAGATTTCGTGGCATCAATGCGTTCTGCATGTAAAGCAAAGCAGTCCTGATAATCACCAAAAGGAAAATCGAACTTTTTTTAAGGGTAGACTAAAACGCTTTAGTTTTTTCATTTGTGTTATGCTGATACAATTAATTTGTATTAATGAAAGTTTTGCACAAACTCCGGCACCAAATATTGTAATTAAGGGGACGGTGTTGGATGACCAGGATGGACAAGTATTAATTGGAACAACAATAACGGATAACAATAAGAAGTTTTTGGGTGTAACAAATGAGAAGGGAAATTATACCATCACTATTGCTAAAGGAACTACTGTTCTTTATAATATGGTGGGCTATACAACCTTGCGGAAAACGTTTAATAATAGCGAAAACAATGCAACGATAAGACTAGCCTCATCTACCAGCCAGTTAAGTGAAGTAGTGGTTACGGCGCTGGGAATAAAACGCGAAGAGAAAGCATTGGGTTATGCCGTAACAAAGGTTGATAGCACACAACTCACAAACGCAGTTTCAAGTAACTGGACAGATGCTTTATCTGGTAAAGTAGCTGGTTTAAATTTAGTAAGAAATAGTGGCCCGGCTGGTTCAAACAAAATCATTTTGCGTGGCGAAAACAATTTAACCGGAGATAACGAGGCACTGATTGTTATTGATGGTGTAGTGGCCAGCAGTAGTTCTAAACGCTCTGCAGCTACCGGAGGAGGAGTTTATGGCACATCGGGTGATATTATGCCGGTAGATTTTGGTAGTGGTATTAATGATTTAAATCCTGATGATATTGAGAGTGTAACAGTGTTAAAAGGTCCCGCAGCTTCTGCACTTTATGGGCAACGAGGTGCCAATGGAGCGGTTATGATTACCACTAAATCAGCTAATAAAAATAAAAAGAAGTTAGGAATTTCTTTTACTTCCAATAGCTCTTGGGAGGATGTTAATCGTGGTCCTGCTAGACAAAATGAATTTGGGGCTGGTACAGATGGTACTACAAGTTATCAATTTGGTACAGGTAATACAAGTTCAACTTATGGCCCTGCTTTCGCTGATGGGTATATGTTTTTCCAATATGATCCTGCAATTAAAGCAAAAGGCTTAACCAAAACGCCATGGGTAGGCTATGGAGACCCTGTTGATGGTTTTTTTATCACAGGTTTCGAATCTACCAATTCGGTGAGTTTAGATGGGACACTTAAAAATGTAGGTCTTCGTTTCTCGGCAAACCACGGTAATAATGAGTGGATTGTACCGAATACCGGTATGGAAAGAACAAATGTTTCGCTAAACGCGATTACGAATATTACCAAAAGATTAAGCTTAAATTTAAAAGTACAATATAGTAACAGGAACAGTGATAATTTGCCTGCCACGGGTTATGGCAATCAATCGTTAATGTATTGGTTTATGTTTGCACAGCCTAACATTAATCCAGATTGGTACCGGGATTATTGGGCTCCAGGTAAAGAACTACAACAGTTTTCAAATTTAACAACCTCTTTTCCAGAAGGCCCTTATGCTATTTCAGAACAGTATTTAAATGGACAAAAACGTAACGGCTGGTTAGGAAATATACAAGCTACCTATAAATTTACTGATGAATTGAGTTTAATGGTGCGTGCATCTGGAGATTATAATAAAGATATACGTGAAACCATGCGCCCTTGGGATACTTCATCAGGCGGTATGTTTGCACAAGGATCTTATCGCGTAGCTGATATTAAATCGTATGAAATTAATGCCGATTTTATGTTGAGGTACGATAAAAAGATAACAAAAGATTTTAATTTATCAGCAAGTGTTGGTGGTAGCCAAATGCGTAACGAATATAGTAAGTTAGAAACCCGTGCAGATGGTTTAAAAATACCAGGTTATTATAGCTTAACCAATAACATTAACAAATTGGTTTATGTGCCAGATACCGCCCGTTATAGAATTAACAGTCTTTATGCATTGACATCGCTGGCTTACAAAAACTATTTATTTTTAGATTTAACTATCCGTCAGGATTGGAACAGTACATTGGCTACTTTAACAAGAAAAGATAATGTTGGTTTTTCTTATCCATCGGCAAGTTTAGCTTTTGTAGCGTCAGATTTTTGGAAAATGCCAAAAGCAATAAGTTTTGCAAAGTTAAGAGCATCTTATGCGCAAGTAGGAAGTGGTAGTACAACTCCTTATCGTACTGCTTACAACTACTTAATAGCTGCCAATGGTGTTTACCCTGGCAATGCAATGACGAACCCAAGGATTTTACCAAATCCAGATTTAAAACCATTAATGACGACGACCATTGAATTGGGATTGGATTTGAAATTATTTAAAAACAGGTTAAATTTTGATGTTGCCGTTTATAGTGGTAATACAAAAAATCAAATACTTAGTCGTGTACTCGATAAATCATCGGGTTATGATATTGGTATTTTTAATGTTGGTAGAGTAAATAACAAAGGTTTAGAAATGTCAGTTAATGCTACGCCATTAAAAACTAAGAAATTTACATGGACATTGAATGGTACGTTTAGCGCTAACCGTAACGAAATTAAAGAATTGGCAGATAGCTCGGTAATTTTGCGTACCGGTGGTTTTGGCAACTCGGGGCAAGTGGTTGCAGCAGTTGGCGGCAGTATGGGAGATTTGTATGGAACTGGCTTTTTACGCTCTCCTGATGGTCAAATAATTTTTGATGCAGTAACAGGCTATGCTAAACCAACTGCAGAAGTAAAATATTTAGGTAATACGTTACCTAAATTTAGGTTTAGTTTTGGTACTGGTGTAACCTATCAACAAGTAAGTATGAGTGTTTTATTCGATGCACAATTAGGTGCTGTTGGTCACTCGTTTACTTTTGCCCGTATGGCTTCATTGGGTAAGTCAACAATTACTTTACCTGGTAGATATAATGGTATAATTGGTGATGGAGTTGTAGATAACGGTGGAGGTACCTTCCGTAAAAACGATATTATCGCTACAGATATAGAGGGATATTACAATTCTTTATATTACAACCAAGCAGAAGGAAGTATTTTTAGTACAGATTATTTAAAATTTAGAGAAGCAAATATTACTTATGCTTTTAATAAAAAATTCCTGAGCAGAATTGGCTTTAGTAAACTAACACTAGGC